One window from the genome of Rhodopseudomonas sp. P2A-2r encodes:
- a CDS encoding DUF4880 domain-containing protein: MTKRDEFEPMIPITADEDVAAFAGVDPIQREAYEWIVRFMGGDMASAEVEAMKVWYARSPAHAAAYANARRVWGALGPVASTRAGGNVTGEPVGRLVPPRRWGVAHLSEGRWLLRWPMPWSSRP, from the coding sequence ATGACGAAGCGCGATGAGTTCGAGCCGATGATCCCCATAACGGCAGACGAGGACGTTGCAGCGTTCGCCGGCGTCGATCCGATTCAGCGCGAGGCCTATGAATGGATCGTCCGCTTCATGGGCGGCGACATGGCTTCGGCAGAGGTCGAGGCGATGAAGGTGTGGTACGCGCGAAGCCCCGCCCATGCTGCGGCCTATGCAAATGCGCGGCGTGTCTGGGGCGCACTCGGTCCGGTCGCAAGCACGCGAGCAGGTGGGAATGTCACCGGCGAACCGGTGGGAAGGCTTGTGCCCCCGCGTCGATGGGGCGTCGCGCATTTATCGGAGGGGCGCTGGCTGCTTCGGTGGCCTATGCCGTGGTCAAGCCGCCCATGA